TACCTGCTCCTGGAAGCCGGAACCTCCATTGGCCTGGCAGGTGAAGACGAGCAGGATCAGTTCTCCATTTACGTCATGCCCGGGCTGCGCTTCGGCAATCCGGCAGCAGGCTGGAACCTGACCATGGCCGTTGGCCGCGACATTCCCGAAAACGGACTGGAACCCGAAAGTCGGTATATGCTTGGGCTGAGTTATCGAACCCAGCCCGCCCGCGCCACCCAGGACGATGAGCTGCGCAAGCGCCTGGAGGAGCTGGAAAAACGCCTGGCCGCAGAAGCCGCCCTCGATCAAGACCCCGCTGCCGGCGCCCCCCTGCCAGGAGCCGCTGCGCCGGCAGCCACCGGCAGGCTGCGGGTGGAGGTCATCAACGCTTCCGGTGTGCCCCTGCTGGGCGAACGCATTGCCGAAGAGGTCCGCCAGAAAGGCAACTATGATGTGATCCGCGTCGGGTCCACGGGAAATGTCACGGACCAGGAGCTTACCCACATCCATTATCGTGACGGATTGGCCCGCGACGCGGTGACCCTGGGGCACTCCATGCGTAACTACCAAATTGTTACCCAGGGAAGGGACCTGCCGGAAGACGTTGATCTGCGGATAGTTATCGGCGTCGACCAGTTCCGGCCCTGACGCCCTGCCCCTGGTTGGCACACCTGAAAAATCGCCTTGCCTGTGGTCAGCATCTGAAAAATGTGCTACATATTTTCTTGTTGTGTACTTACGCCATGATAAGAAAAAGAGGTAGTCAATGACAAAAGATCTTCAGGGGAAGCATATTCTTTTCTATGGACTTATCCGTGAAGAGGGTTTTGCTGACTTCATCGCGTCGGAACTGGTATCACGGGGAGCGACAATATACTGCCTTGCGGCACCGGAACTTACTCCTGAGGGTGAGGCCAGACTCCGCGCCCGGAGCATAGAGGTCATTCGTACCCCTCTGTGGTATGGCATCAAGGATGACGACTATCCCGAGTCCTTTAAGACCCTGAAAAAACCTGAGGATATACTTGCCTATCAACCCGATGAAGCCCTCTGCGCTTCTTTGATAGAGTCTTCCGCCACCAGCAGCCTCGAGGAAGCCCGCTCCATTTTTGCGGAACTTTCCCAGCGCACCGGAGGCAAGATCGACGGGATCATCCACATCATGGCCGGTGGCATTCCACGCACCCGTGGCATGATGATGATTACCAAGTCGATGCTGGGAACCAATGATCCCGACCGCTTTATTTCCACAGCGGAATTCATCAAATCTCCGGTATTCAAATGCTTTGTCGGCCCCAATATGGATCTGGTGACGGCGGTCAGTTATGACCACATCTTCACGGCTGCCCAGGAGCTGCTGAGCGCGAACCCTCACTGTCCCGTGGTCGCCCTCGGCTACCAGGGTGAACATGTGGTGGACACGAACGGCCGCTTCGTTTTCACCTCCTATCCTGGCTACCTGGTGGGCTTTGCCAAAAACCTGCTGCAATCCATGTCCCAGACACGCAGACAACAGGGATACCAGGCGGTCACCATCAATCTCATGGGCGCCGAAACCGCCTCAACCAGTGCCTTTTCCGGGATCGAGTACTATATCCTGAACTCCCTGCGCCAGCTGGAGATCAGCGGCAAAGTGGATACCGCCACCCTGCGCCAGCAGTGTCAGTCCAGGCTGCTCGAGGGAGTCAGCACGAGCGACGTGGTTGGCTGCGCTGATGAATACCTCTTTTCGCCCCAGATGCTGAACACCGTTGGCATGGATTTCCCGGTGCACAGCTCCCTTGAGGTGCTCAGCCTGACCATGGCCATAGAACAGAAAATTATCGGCATGCACAAGGATCGTCGGGAACTGATGACTTCCGTGATCAGCTCCCATGTGAAGCAGCTGATGGCCGGGCACTTCTGGGATGAAGCCCTGGAGGCCACGGAAGCGGTAGTACTGCTGGATACCAAGCGAATCATTGAAAGACTCTAATATCGCCTGCAGGCGTCACGGGGTGGGGAATATGTTGACCAGTATGACAGGGTTCGGCAGTGGAGTCTTTGCGACCGAGGGCATCAGTGCCAGCTGCGAGATCAAGAGCCTGAATAACCGCTTCTTTGAGTGCTCCCTGCGAGCCAAATGTCCACCGCTGGGGGAGTTCGAACAGACCATCAAAAACCGGGTCAAGGAACGCGTGGCCCGAGGGCGCGTGGAGATATTCCTGAAAGTCTCCTTTCTCGACTCCTCGGCCCATGTGATCTCGCTGGATCGCGGCCTGGCCGATGAATACTACAAGACCTTCACGGAAATCCTCGACCGCTACGGGCTGGATCGCAATGTTCGACTGGAGGACTTTCTGCGCCTGGAAAACCTGCTGGATCGCGAGGAACGTATTCCCGATCGCCAGCTCTTCCAGCAGGCGTTGATGGCAGCACTGGACACGGCCCTGGATCGCCTGACCCAGATGCGCAAGCAGGAGGGAAAACTGCTGCAGGACGACATCCTCTACCGCCTGGATGTCTGTGAGGGTAAGATGGTGGAGATCGACTCCATGGCTTCCGATACCCCGCAAGCCCTGGTGGAGAAGTACCGCAGCCGCCTGAAAAAGCTGCTGGAAGATCATGGAATGGAAAGTGGCCTGGACGAAGGACGCATTGTACAGGAAGCGGCAGTGATCGCAGACAAGTCCGATGTCACCGAGGAAATAATCCGCTTCAACAGCCATGTACAGCAGTTCCGGGAGTACCTGCAGCTTGCCGACCCCGTTGGCCGCAGCCTCGAGTTTCTGCTGCAGGAGATGCAGCGTGAAATCAATACCATCTCCTCCAAGAGCGCCGACAGCCGCATCTCCCGCCTGAGTGTGGAAGTGCGCTCCGAACTGGAAAAAATACGCGAACAGGTGCAGAACGTCGAGTAGATCCCCGCGCGGGGAATCCTCAGAATGTGCTGTCCAGAAATACAGGAAGAGTCATGCCGAAAACTTTTTCCGGGAATATCCTTGTCCTCACCGCACCCAGCGGAGCGGGCAAGACCACTCTCAGCCGCATGCTGGTACAGCGCTATCCCCAGTGCCAGCTGAGCATCTCCCATACCACCCGTGAAGCCCGCCCCGGCGAGGTCAATGGCCGGGACTATTTTTTTGTGGAACTGGATGAATTCCTCTCCATGATTCAGGAAGGCAAGTTCCTGGAGTACGCCACCGTGCATGGAAACTATTATGGAACCTCGTTCCAGTACCTGTACCAGGCCATGGAACAGGGGATGAACGTCCTGCTGGATATCGACTACCAGGGGGCCTTCCAGCTGAAAAAGAAGATGCCCGAGGCCATCCTGGTGTTTATCCTTCCCCCCAGTCTGGAGGATCTGCGCGAACGCCTGACCTCCCGCGGTCGCGACGACGATGAAGTGGTGAAACTGCGCCTGCAGAACGCCGAAGAGGAAATCCTGCAGTACAGCCACTTTGATTACGTGGTGGTCAATGAAGACCTTGAACAGGCCTACGAACAGCTGGCCAGCATTCTCACCGCCGAGGAGCTGCGCAAGAACCGGCGGCGGCCGCTGAGCGAGCTGGCAGACATTCATATCGAAATCGCCCCCGAGGGGCAGTAATCCATACCCAGTGAAAATTTCCCAACAGGAGTGAGTGATGGCCTTCATCAATATTGAAAAGTGTCTCAAGGACTCGTCTTTTCTCAACAACCGCTTTGTACTGACCAGCGTTGCCGCGAAGCGCGCCAATGACCTGGCCCTGGTCAGGGATCATCCCATGATCTCCGACTCCAGCTACACCAAGTTTCCGACCCAGGCCCTTGAGGAAATCTCCCTTGGCCTGCTCAACGCAGAACGGGTTGAGGCTCCCAAGCACGACTGATGAACGTACTGCTCGGCATCTGCGGTTCCATTGCGGCATACAAGGCATGCGACCTGCTACGGCTTTTCGTCAAGGATGGCCACAGCGTCAAGGTATGCATGACCACCAATGCCCGCCACTTTGTCACACCGCTCACCCTGGAGTCTTTGAGCGGTTCGCCGGTGTACACCGATGAGTTCGCCCTCGGTGTGCGCACCAATGCGGAACACATTGAACTGACCAAATGGTGCGATCTCTTTGTCATCGCGCCGGCCAGTGCCAGTGTGCTGGGGAAAATGGCTGCCGCCATTGCCGACAATCCCGTCAACACCCTCTATCTGGCCTGCCGCAAGCCCGTCCTGGTCGCCCCTGCCATGAATACCGCCATGCTGGAACATCCGGCCACAGGCCGCGCCATGGATCTTCTGCGTACCGATGGCGTCCACTTTGTTGAGCCATGGTGCGGTTCTCTGGCCTGTGGCGACATTGGTCGTGGCAAGCTGGCGCCCATTGAAGATATCTACGCCCACAGCCTGCATCTGCTGGAACCGCGTAAGGACTTCGCGGGCAAGCGCGTACTGGTCAGTGCCGGCCCCACCCGTGAACCCCTCGACCCCGTTCGCTACCTCTCCAACCACTCCTCGGGAAAAATGGGTTACGCCCTTGCCCAGGCACTGTACCAGCGAGGGGCTGAAGTCACGCTGGTCAGCGGTCCCGTCAGCCTGAGCGTCCCCTATGGCGTCCGGTGTATCCCCGTGGAGACCGCAACCCAGATGCACGCGGCCATCATGGAGCAGCGCCACCATGCGGATGTCATCATCAAAGCCGCAGCCGTTGCGGATTTTGCGCCAGCTGAGCCAGGGAGCATCAAGTGGAAGAAGACCCGCGAAGATGACGTGCCAACGCTCAGCCTGACCCGGAACCCCGATATTCTCCATACCCTCTGCCAGTCCCGCCAGCCGGGACAGTATATTGTGGGATTCGCTGCGGAAACCCACGACCTGGAGCGCCATGCCAGGGAAAAACTGCAGCGCAAGGGTGCCGATATGCTCATAGCCAATCTGGTGGGAGCCGACCACGGCGGCTTCGGCCGCGATGAAAATACCGTGGAGATCTTTACTCCCGCAGGCTCCCACGGCCAGTTTTCCGGTTCAAAAATTCAGGTGGCCCATGCCATACTGGATCAGGTGGCAATGCAATGCACAGTACCATAGACCGTCTGGCTTTTACCTATCTGACTCACTTGCGCTACTCTGGCCGCCCCCGCCTGAGTGTGCGCGATGTCGCCGCACTGCGCTCCCTTTCCGACCCCGGACCCCGTTCTGCCAGCCGACCGCCGGTGTTCCAGCAGACGACCCGACCAGCAGCTGAACCTCCTCCCCGCCAGACCACAACGCCTGCGGTCATCCCGTCCCAGGACAGCTGGCAGCGCCTGGAAGAGGATCTCAAGGACTGCCAGGCCTGCGCTCTGGCTCGCCAGGGGCGCAAAACCATCGTCATGGGCGAGGGCAATCGCCAGGCTGACATCATGCTGATTGGCGAAGGCCCCGGCTTTGACGAGGATCGTCTTGGCCGCCCCTTTGTGGGGAAGAGTGGCCAGAAACTGGATCAGATCATGCTGGCGGTAGGATTTCAGCGTGAAGAGTTGTATATTGCCAATGTGGTCAAGTGTCGTCCACCGGGCAACCGTAACCCCGAGCCGGGAGAAATTTCCATCTGCCAGCAGTTTCTCCAACGGCAGATCCGACTGGTGAATCCGCGCTTTATCCTGGCCCTGGGAAAATTTGCCGCCAATTTCCTCTACGGAGAAAGTGGCGCCCCAAGAACCCTGGGCAGCATGCGCGAGAAGATCCTTCACTATGGGGATATCCAGGTAGTGGTGACCTACCACCCCTCAGCCCTGCTCCGCAATGAAAACCTGCGGCGGCCAGTATGGGATGATGTCCGCGTTCTGCGCAATCTCTATGACACAGCCCGGCAGGAACCACTGCGTTTTCCGGCTGAGTTGAAATACCCGGTGGCACAGGATGTTGAATAGCTTGCAAAAGTTTCGCACCCCTTGATCCGGTCGTAAAGCGTCAAAATGATTGCTGTTTGCTGCGGGTAAACTCCTTCAATTTGCCCGCTTGACTCATTCGACATCCAGATTATGTGTCCATTGTCCTTTTTGACCGCGCAAAAAGGACGCAAAAACGCGCCCCCCGAACGCCCGTTTTTCCGGCTCGCCTGCTCGCCTGTTCTGGAGATCCGGCAGACACTGCATCCCTGCAGTGCTGCCGGACCACTCACTTCCTGTGAGTGTCCCGTTCGGGTCTTGCCAGCCAGGCTTCGCACTCACCGGACGGGCTCAGGGGGGGACGGTCTGCATCTGCCTTTCCCCCGTGTGCTGGCCCAGCCAGAACGCGAAGACTGGAACGCGATGGACCCGCAGGGTTGACGCCACGAGGGCGGCAACCGCAAACCAAAAGCCATGGAGGGCGGTTGTTTGCGGTCCCCAGTTCCAGGCAAGCGGACGGCTGATAAGGACAGCACTGGGGGTCGCTTTTGCGCCACTTTTGGCGACCCAAAAGTGGCAAATAACTCATAAAGAAGGTAAAGGTAATGCAAGCGACGCAGTCTGTGGAGAACCACTCCCCCTCATTTCAGCATGACAGCAGGGAAGACGCTAACAATCCGTTGTTTCGGTGATGCAAAAATTACGTAATTACTAAGTATATATAAACAGGTGGTGAACCCATGAAACAAGCAGAGATTCTGGCCGTATGTACCAGCGAAAAGAAGGGGCAGCGCAAAAAAGATGTGGGCAGGGCCCAGTTGCAGGAAAATTTCGGGATAGTGGGCGACGGCCATGCCGGCGACTGGCATCGTCAGATCAGCCTGCTGGCCATGGAGAGTATCCACAAGATGATTGCGGCCGGCCTGACGGTTGGTCCGGGGGATTTCGCGGAGAACCTCACGACCACTGGCATTGAACTGCACACGCTGCCAGTGGGTGCGCGCATGCGAGTAGGCAGTGATATTCTGCTGGAAGTCACCCAGATCGGCAAACTGTGCCACGAGCGCTGCGCCATATTCTATCAGGCGGGTGACTGTGTGATGCCGAAGGAGGGGATTTTCGCACGGGTTCTGCACGGTGGCGAGGTCAAGCGCGGCGACCAGATTGTGCTCCTGGAGCCAGCCTGAGCATCTGGAAATCTGCTGTTATTCCGGCAGGAAGGGTGTCTCCACTATATCTGGCAGCGGTTTCCCCACATAAAAGCCCTGGGAGTGCGATATCCCCAGCTCGCAGGCCTTTTCATGGACTTCGCGGCTGCAGACGTATTCTGCGATGGTCTGAATTCCCAGGCTGTTGGTGAGGTTGATGATGGCCTTGGTGATGGTGACGCTGCGGGGATCCTTGTCCAGGTTCTTGATGAACATCCCGTCGATCTTCACGTAATCCGCCTGCAGATCCATAAGGCGGCTGAAGTTGGAGTGCTCGGCACCGAAATCGTCCAGGGCGATCTGACATCCCAGCTCTTTGAGGGCCTGCATTTGCTCGATAATGCCATGGGAGGCGTACACGCTGACCCCTTCGAGGATTTCAAAGACGACCTGTCCAGGGTTGACGTTATGGCGCTGAAAAGCTTCCTTCAGGTAGTCGACCAGATAGCCCTCCCGCAGGTCCTCATCGATGATATTGAGGGAGAACTGGTAGGGTTTTCCGCTGAAGTGGGCAAATGACTTTTCGACAATGCTCCTGGTGATGGCAGGCAGCAATCCCACCTGTTTGGCCGGTTGCAGGAACTGGAAAGGGGAGATGATTTCCCCCTGCTCCCAGATGCGGGCCAGGCATTCAAATTTCTCTATTTTCCCCGTCCGGTTATTGAGAATGGGCTGAAAGAACGGCACAACTGTCTTGTTCTCCAGGGCCGCGCGCAGCCGGTTCATCCAGTAGATATTGTTTTTCTGCTTGGCCTCCAGGGGGGATTTTCCCTGGTAGACGGCAATGCGGTTCTTGCCCAGCTCCCGGGTTTCCAGCATGGCCACTTCTGCGTTGCGCAGCAGATCCCAGCCCTTGCCTTCGGCAATGGCCATGGTGAAGGTAATCTGCAGGTCTATCTGCTTCTTCTGAAGGCGGATGGGCGGAAGGAAGGCCTTTCGGATTACATCGTGGGCGAAGTCGCGGGCTTCGTGTACGGAGTAGCCGGGCAGCAGGCAGATGAACTCGTCAGAGGCAAAGCGGCACAGGTGAGCTCCGTGGCTCATGCACTCCCTGAGACGTCCGGCAATGGCAACCAGGGCCTCGTCACCAATGCTGTAGCCGTAGGTGGTGTTGATGTGGCTGAAGTTATCGACGTTCAGCAGGATCAGCGTGGTGACCTGCCCTGTATCGAGAATTTTCGCCAGCTGCACCCGGTTGGGCAACCCGGTCAGGCGGTCAGAGGTCATCTCCTGGTTCAGCTCACGGGATTTGTCTTTGAGCATGCCCGCGTACTGCTGCACCATCTCTTCCAGATACGCCCGGTACATGAAGTTTTCCCGATGTTCGCGGATGCGGATAGCGGTCTTGGTTAAGGTTTCCAGAAGCTGTTCCATGTCCACGGGTTTCAGAATAAATCCGTCCACACCGTTCTTGATGGCCTTGGCGAAATAGGAGGTCTCGTTGTAGGCGGAAATGATGATAATGTGCTGATAGGGGTCGATCTTCTTGATTTCCCGCGCCATGGTGAGTCCATCCATGGCGGGCATCTGAATATCGGTTATCACAATGTCAACAGAATTATTACGGTAGATTTCCAGGCCTTCACGACCGTTGGCAGCCACCAGGACATTGGGGCAGAAGTGACGCAGCAGGGTAACCACGCTTTCACGGGAGATATCTTCATCCTCAACATAGAGGATGGTACTCTCCTGTAAAAGCTTCTGAAGCTCCTTCAGCTGTTCAGCGCCCATAGGGTTTCTCCTGGTTCAGTCAGTATCCGGGGATGGGGTCAGCGGTGTAGGGGCTGCGATCACCCTGTTCCACCACACAGGTGGTGTCTATGCCACCCCTGGTGTTATAGATCGTGGCCACCTTCAGATATGCGGGCTGCAGTGCCGTCCAGAGATCCCCGAAGATACGGCTGGTTGCCTGCTCCTGATAGACGCCCACATTGCGGAAGCTCACCAGGTAGTACTTGTAGCTTTTCAGCTCCACAATGGACTTTTCCGGGATATATTCCAGGATAACGGTACCGATATCGGGGAGACCA
This portion of the Desulfurispirillum indicum S5 genome encodes:
- a CDS encoding enoyl ACP reductase FabMG family protein, with amino-acid sequence MTKDLQGKHILFYGLIREEGFADFIASELVSRGATIYCLAAPELTPEGEARLRARSIEVIRTPLWYGIKDDDYPESFKTLKKPEDILAYQPDEALCASLIESSATSSLEEARSIFAELSQRTGGKIDGIIHIMAGGIPRTRGMMMITKSMLGTNDPDRFISTAEFIKSPVFKCFVGPNMDLVTAVSYDHIFTAAQELLSANPHCPVVALGYQGEHVVDTNGRFVFTSYPGYLVGFAKNLLQSMSQTRRQQGYQAVTINLMGAETASTSAFSGIEYYILNSLRQLEISGKVDTATLRQQCQSRLLEGVSTSDVVGCADEYLFSPQMLNTVGMDFPVHSSLEVLSLTMAIEQKIIGMHKDRRELMTSVISSHVKQLMAGHFWDEALEATEAVVLLDTKRIIERL
- a CDS encoding YicC/YloC family endoribonuclease — its product is MLTSMTGFGSGVFATEGISASCEIKSLNNRFFECSLRAKCPPLGEFEQTIKNRVKERVARGRVEIFLKVSFLDSSAHVISLDRGLADEYYKTFTEILDRYGLDRNVRLEDFLRLENLLDREERIPDRQLFQQALMAALDTALDRLTQMRKQEGKLLQDDILYRLDVCEGKMVEIDSMASDTPQALVEKYRSRLKKLLEDHGMESGLDEGRIVQEAAVIADKSDVTEEIIRFNSHVQQFREYLQLADPVGRSLEFLLQEMQREINTISSKSADSRISRLSVEVRSELEKIREQVQNVE
- the gmk gene encoding guanylate kinase, producing the protein MPKTFSGNILVLTAPSGAGKTTLSRMLVQRYPQCQLSISHTTREARPGEVNGRDYFFVELDEFLSMIQEGKFLEYATVHGNYYGTSFQYLYQAMEQGMNVLLDIDYQGAFQLKKKMPEAILVFILPPSLEDLRERLTSRGRDDDEVVKLRLQNAEEEILQYSHFDYVVVNEDLEQAYEQLASILTAEELRKNRRRPLSELADIHIEIAPEGQ
- the rpoZ gene encoding DNA-directed RNA polymerase subunit omega translates to MAFINIEKCLKDSSFLNNRFVLTSVAAKRANDLALVRDHPMISDSSYTKFPTQALEEISLGLLNAERVEAPKHD
- the coaBC gene encoding bifunctional phosphopantothenoylcysteine decarboxylase/phosphopantothenate--cysteine ligase CoaBC is translated as MNVLLGICGSIAAYKACDLLRLFVKDGHSVKVCMTTNARHFVTPLTLESLSGSPVYTDEFALGVRTNAEHIELTKWCDLFVIAPASASVLGKMAAAIADNPVNTLYLACRKPVLVAPAMNTAMLEHPATGRAMDLLRTDGVHFVEPWCGSLACGDIGRGKLAPIEDIYAHSLHLLEPRKDFAGKRVLVSAGPTREPLDPVRYLSNHSSGKMGYALAQALYQRGAEVTLVSGPVSLSVPYGVRCIPVETATQMHAAIMEQRHHADVIIKAAAVADFAPAEPGSIKWKKTREDDVPTLSLTRNPDILHTLCQSRQPGQYIVGFAAETHDLERHAREKLQRKGADMLIANLVGADHGGFGRDENTVEIFTPAGSHGQFSGSKIQVAHAILDQVAMQCTVP
- a CDS encoding uracil-DNA glycosylase, which translates into the protein MHSTIDRLAFTYLTHLRYSGRPRLSVRDVAALRSLSDPGPRSASRPPVFQQTTRPAAEPPPRQTTTPAVIPSQDSWQRLEEDLKDCQACALARQGRKTIVMGEGNRQADIMLIGEGPGFDEDRLGRPFVGKSGQKLDQIMLAVGFQREELYIANVVKCRPPGNRNPEPGEISICQQFLQRQIRLVNPRFILALGKFAANFLYGESGAPRTLGSMREKILHYGDIQVVVTYHPSALLRNENLRRPVWDDVRVLRNLYDTARQEPLRFPAELKYPVAQDVE
- a CDS encoding MOSC domain-containing protein is translated as MKQAEILAVCTSEKKGQRKKDVGRAQLQENFGIVGDGHAGDWHRQISLLAMESIHKMIAAGLTVGPGDFAENLTTTGIELHTLPVGARMRVGSDILLEVTQIGKLCHERCAIFYQAGDCVMPKEGIFARVLHGGEVKRGDQIVLLEPA
- a CDS encoding EAL domain-containing response regulator, with amino-acid sequence MGAEQLKELQKLLQESTILYVEDEDISRESVVTLLRHFCPNVLVAANGREGLEIYRNNSVDIVITDIQMPAMDGLTMAREIKKIDPYQHIIIISAYNETSYFAKAIKNGVDGFILKPVDMEQLLETLTKTAIRIREHRENFMYRAYLEEMVQQYAGMLKDKSRELNQEMTSDRLTGLPNRVQLAKILDTGQVTTLILLNVDNFSHINTTYGYSIGDEALVAIAGRLRECMSHGAHLCRFASDEFICLLPGYSVHEARDFAHDVIRKAFLPPIRLQKKQIDLQITFTMAIAEGKGWDLLRNAEVAMLETRELGKNRIAVYQGKSPLEAKQKNNIYWMNRLRAALENKTVVPFFQPILNNRTGKIEKFECLARIWEQGEIISPFQFLQPAKQVGLLPAITRSIVEKSFAHFSGKPYQFSLNIIDEDLREGYLVDYLKEAFQRHNVNPGQVVFEILEGVSVYASHGIIEQMQALKELGCQIALDDFGAEHSNFSRLMDLQADYVKIDGMFIKNLDKDPRSVTITKAIINLTNSLGIQTIAEYVCSREVHEKACELGISHSQGFYVGKPLPDIVETPFLPE
- the queF gene encoding preQ(1) synthase, whose product is MAQAEGRSYDFLDTSHIDTGCLETFGYEGYRQFIQYKSAEFSAVCPFSGLPDIGTVILEYIPEKSIVELKSYKYYLVSFRNVGVYQEQATSRIFGDLWTALQPAYLKVATIYNTRGGIDTTCVVEQGDRSPYTADPIPGY